In Petrotoga sibirica DSM 13575, the genomic window GTTAAGGGCAAGCCCCTTAAGAACCCCAAAACCTAATTTTATTTTAAAAAATTTTCTTACCCAGTGATGCAAACAGGGTTTCATTCTCAATTGTTAAGAAAGATTTTTACTATTTTAGCAAGCCAAAATAGTAATACTTTCATGATATCTTTTAATAATTAAAACAACCTTAAAAATTGTGTCATAAAATTTTGCTGATTCCTTTTAAATATGGTATAATCGAATGAAAACTGTATAACTTTACAGTTAAAAGTAGATTAACCTACCTACAGGAGGGAGGATATATATTGATTTCTTTGAAAGAGAAATTGCTAATGAAAACCCTATACCACAAGTTTAATAATCAACTACCTCAATTGGCAACTGAGATCGGCTACAAAAGAGGAAACAAGAATCTATTTTTTGTTTTTTACGCGCTAAAAGCTAATAGTGAAAAATATGTATCTTACGATCTCATAAAAAATGGAAGTGAGTTCATTTTTACACTTGAGGTTGGAAAAGATAAACATCACCTAAAATTAGAAACAAAGGAAAATTATAAATTTTGTTATTTCGTATCTATCAACGACGAAATGAATATTGATGAATTTGCTCAAATAGAGCCTAAATTAATCAATGAATGATTCTTTCCATTTCTATTTGTTTTATGAATATAGAATAATTATTGTCAATTAAAGCTTTGTACAAGGGATCATCTTCTGGAACCGAGACTAAGACAATTCTATCTTTTATTTTTAAAAGTTTACATGTAATATCTTCAATTATTGCATTGAAAGTGTAACCCTCTTCAATAGGGGAGGCATCGACTATGTAACAGTTATCTTTGTTGAATCCCCATGCCACGTAGCCGCATTTTTTATTGTTGTCGCATATGATTTCATAGTTGTATCTGTTTTCGCTAAGTTTTATGGTTATAGGCTCTCTTTGCCAGTTTAGTTTTCTTTTAAATTTAAATTTTGCTTCAGTAGCCATTTCGTAGATCACATCTGAAGTAGTTTGTTCGTATTTAAAATGAGTATTTGTTGGTTGATCTTTTTCCTTAAAGAAAGAAGCCAGCTCTCTTTTTGCTCTAAAACCATGTTTATTATAAAATCTTATAGACCTTTCATCACTTTGGGCAACTTCTAAAATTATCCTCTCTATCTCTTTCCATTTTAGTGTTTCAATGGTACGAAAGATGATTTCAGAGGCCAATCCTTTTCCCCTAAATTCTTCTTTTACTCCAATTGAATCAATTCTTCCAACATCTTTTCTTATTGATATAATGCTAAATCCTACAGGTATGCCATCAGAAAAAGCTATAAAAGAATTTTCCAAGGAAATAGAGTTTTCTTTCACATCTTTTTCAAAACTCTCCAAATTCCAATTCACTGGGAAAACATAGTCTTTAAACACTTCATTAACAAGTTCGATTACAACACTCGCGGGAACGTTTTTTAATGATTTATAAGTAATCATCGTGCCCCCCTCCTTCCTCTTTACAAACCGAACCACATTATCCCAATTTTCTAATTTTCTACTATAATAATTTTAACATAAAAACCAAAAAATATATAAAAAGGCCACCCATTAGGGTGGCTTATTCGATAATTTCTTTCATAATATTGGCAAGCTCCACGAAGTCTTCAGTTAAGGAGGCACCTCCAACTAAACCGCCGTCTATATCTGGTTTTCCAAAAAGACCCAAATAATTGTTTGGTTTTATGCTTCCACCATACAGTATAGCGGTATTTTCAGCAAACTCTTCGTTGAAGATATCTTTCAAAAGGTCTCTAATAAACTCATGAACTTCTTGGGCTTGGTTAGGGGTTGCAACTTTTCCTGTTCCAATTGCCCACACAGGTTCGTAGGCGATTACGATTGTTCTTGCTTCTTCCTCAGTTAGACCATAAAGAGCTTCTTTAATCTGTCTTTCTACAACGTTGAACGTTAAACCCTTTTCACGTTCTTCTAACTGTTCACCCACACATAGTATGGGTGTTAGTCCGGATACTATTACTTTTTTGAGCTTCTTGTTTATGAGGCCATCGCTTTCTTTAAAGATGTGTCTTCTCTCAGAGTGACCAAGAATTACATATTCCACTCCTATATCTTTCAGCATATTAACTGAGATCTCGCCGGTATAGGCACCTTTATCTTCATAATAAACATTTTGGGCACCTACTTTTATGTTTGAACTGCTTGTGATATCTCTAACCTTCTCAAGAGCTGTGTAAGGGGGGCAAACAATAACTTCAAATTTATCTTCAGTTTTTATCTGTCCTACAAGTTTTGACACAAATTCGGCTGCCTCTGTATTTGTCTTGTTCATCTTCCAATTTGCGGCGAGAATGAATTTTCTTTCATTCAGATTTTTTTTTTCGGATATTGAAGAGATACCCGGCAATTCTTTACCTTCTAAAAACTCTAAAGAAGCGCCTCCGCCAGTTGAAACGTGGGAAAATTCGCTAGCCAAACCAAATTTTTCAGCAGCAGCTGCAGAATCTCCTCCACCTATAATACTTATACAACCTTTTTTGGTTACTTCTGCAATTACATGAGCAACTTCTTTTGTACCGAAAGCAAAATCATCTATTTCAAAAACTCCCATAGGGCCATTCCAAACAATTGTTTTAGCATCAGAAATTTTTTCTTTAAATAATGAAATGGTTTCGGCTCCAATATCTAATCCCATCCAACCTTCAGAAATCCCATCATCTATTTTTACGGTTTTCTTTTCAACACCTGCTTCTATTTTTTGGGCGATAACAGTATCAACAGGTAAAACAATCTCAACACCTTTTGCTTTCGAGTTTTCTAATATTTCTTTTGCAACATTGAGTTTATCTTCTTCTACCAGCGAAGAACCAACGTTTTTACCTAAGGCTTTTAAGAAAGTAAACATCATTGCCCCGCCGATTAATATCTTATCAGCTTTATTCAACAAATTATTTATTACCCCTATTTTGTCGGATACTTTAGCACCACCCAGGATTACTACATAAGGTTTTTCAGGGTTTTCAACGGCTTTTTGCAAAAATTCGATCTCTTTTTCCATCAAAAATCCTGCAACACTTGGGATAAAGTTTGCAATTCCAACATTTGAAGCATGCGCTCTATGAGCCGTTCCAAAAGCATCATTAACATGAAGATCCGCTAAAGAAGCCCAATATTTTGCAAGTTCGAGATCGTTTTTAGTTTCACCTTTTTCAAATCTTGTATTTTCAAGAACTAATACTTCACCTTCTTTTAACTCTGAAACAGCCTCTTCAACTTTTGACCCTCTGGTTTCATCTACAAAATAAACGTTAGTATTTAATAACTCTCCTAATCTTTCGGCTACTGGTTTTAGAGAAAATTGAGGGTCCTTTTCACCTTTGGGACGTCCTAAGTGAGATAGTAATATTACTTTTGCTCCTTTGTCCAAGGCGTATTTAATTGTGTTCAGAGCAGCTTTAATTCTGGTTTCATCGGTTATCTTTCCATCTTTTATAGGAACGTTGAAATCAACTCTCATTATGACCTTTTTGCCTTTTAACTCAACGTCTTTTATAGTTAATTTTTCCATATTGACACCCCCTATATTTACATCTACTTTAAAGAAAAAGGGGATTAAATCCCCTCTTTTTTATTGCAATTACAGCATCTTAGCTAATTTTTCAATCAGTTTCACAACGGTTGCTGAGTATCCGTTTTCGTTGTCGTACCACGCACAGACTTTTACAAAAGTTCCATCCATTACATTTGTTAATGTAGCATCGAATATTCCTGCAACAGTTGAACCAACAATATCAGAAGAAACAATTGGCTCTTCATTGTACCCAAAGATACCTTTCAATTCGTTTTCAACGGCATCTTTTATCATTTTATTTACTTCTTCAACGGTTGTTGGTTTTTCTACTTCAACGGTTAAATCTGTGATAGATCCATCTGGTGTAGGAACTCTCAAAGCCATTCCATCTAATTTACCTTTGAGTTCTGGAATTACTAATCCAACGGCCTTTGCAGCTCCGGTTGTTGTTGGGATGATATTAAGAGAAGCTGCTCTTGCTCTTCTTAAATCACTGTGTGGTAAATCTAAAACCCTTTGATCGTTTGTAAATGAATGAACGGTGGTTAGCAAACCTCTTTTAATTTTTAATTTGTCGTTTAAAACTTTTATAACTGGTGCAATTGAGTTTGTTGTACAAGATGCGTTTGAAACAACTTCCATCAGTGGAGTGAGGATATCGTCATTTACCCCCATAACTATCGTTGCATCTACTTCACCTTTTGCTGGAGCGGTTATTATAACTTTCTTAGCACCAGCCTTTAGATGTGCGGAAGCCTTTTCTTTATTTCTAAATACACCTGTAGATTCAATAACAATTGAGACACCTAAATCAGCCCATGGAAGATTGCTTGGATCTTTTTCTGCGAAAACCTTGATCTCTTTTCCATTGACCTTTAAACCATTATCAACTATCTCAACAGTTCCTTTGAATGTTCCATGAACGGAATCGTATTTTAAAAGTGTCCCTAAGGTTTTTGAATCTGTAAGATCGTTTATTGCCACTACCTCAAAGTTTGGGTTTTCAACCAACTGTCTAAAAACTAATCTACCTATTCTTCCAAAACCGTTTATTCCGATTTTTACTGCCATTTATACAACACCTCCTAATAAATTTTAGTGCTTTCTTTAAAAATCGTAAGATTTGTTTAGCTTTTTGTCCAGCATCCCATCATGATTTCAACTCAGAAGAATTCAAAATGTTTGTTATTTTTTTCTCTTAATTATATTGTACATATAAAATTATGCTTTTTTGAAAAGAAAAAGTTAATTTTTTTCAAGCCCCAAAGTTAGGAAGGGTTCCTAAAAACTTTTGTGAAATCTCGTTGGTCTTTTCCTCTTTAAGTTTATTAGCCTTTTCTATAGCTTCATTTGAAGCAGCTATTATAAGATCTTTTAAGGTGTCTATATCTTCATCTTCAACTTCCTCAGATATAACTATGTCTTTTATTCTCATATCGCACGTTGCCACAACCTTTACAACGCCACCTCCCGCAGTAGCTTCTACCTCTACGTTAGATAATTCTTCATCTAGCTTATCTAATTCATCTTGCATTTCAGCTTGAGCTCTTTGGGCTTCTTGAAGCATTTTGTTCATATCGTTTTTGCTGCCAGTTTTTTTTGAAAGAGATCTTCCCCCTAAACTTTTCATTTTTTTGGCCATAAATACTCCTCCTAACGGTTAGCTGATAATTGCAATACTGTTCTTTCCATAATATTCTATCACATCATTTATAAAATCAGGATTATGTTTTTTTGACAAGATGAAGAGAATCCTTCGTTGTACATTTGGTACTTCAACCCAACCGTCTGTGAATATGATTATGCCTTCGGGTCTTAAATTTTCCTCAACGTAATCAACCGCAGGTTGCATGTTAGTTGAACCTTTACCTTTTAAAACTAGTTCCTTCCAGTTTCCTTTGTTATAGGTCATGATATTTTGGATATGACTGTCTGCTTGGATTAGGGTGACTTTTCCCCCAAGATTTTTTGAAATATTTTCTACTTCACTGAAAAAAGCATTGTATTCTTCTTCTATAATGGAACCACTAGTATCGATTATTATTGCAATATTTGGTCCCATTTTTGATCTCCAACCTGGTTGATCCTCATATCTTCGATTTGGTTTCATTAGGGTCCTGTATTTTTCGACGACTATAGAACTGCCAAAAAATCTTCTTAACATCGTTTCCCAATTAAAGAAAGGTTTCGTTACCATAAGAGAAACCGCTAATTCTATACCATCGGGAAGATTGTTTTTGCTTTTATCGTAGGCTTTTGTAACAAACTCGCTAACAATATCAAATGCCATTTCTTCTGGAATATCAGACGAAAAGTCGTGTGAATCGAGGTTGTTCTCCCTTTTTTCTAGTATCTCTTCTACATCGATCATCTTGTTTTTTTCTAATAAATCCATTGCGTATCTATAGTATTCTTCTGCCGTTTTATTTAAGAGGTTCATAGGAGCGGTAACAAAAAAGAATTCGTTGTCTGGGGCATGTCCTTCCGCTACCATTACATCTAAAGGTTCTGCAAATACATCTAATTCTGTGATATATTGGTTTACCGCTGCATCCATTGCTAAATCCCAAATACCTCTTTCCCTTTTATTTTTGGGTTTTATGAATATGTGTCCAAATATTATATGGTAAATCTCATGTTTTAATATTCCTTTGGTTAATATTAAACCAATATTTTTTAAACGATTGGGATTATACAACAATCTAAATTTCCCTTGAGGAGTTATTGAAACCTTTATAGTCCTTACAGAAGTGGTTGGCAAGGAATCAAAATTCATCCTCAAGTAAGAAAAAAATAAGCTTTCTTTCTCCAGTTCTATCCAAGCGTTTTGAAGTATATCATCCATTCTAAATTCCTTCCATCCAAGTGGAATCTCCTAGTTTAATGGCAATTTCTTCTAAAAGTTTATCGTAAAAGGCTTTTTTTAATCCTTTATTTTTTTCTACCATTTCGTTTAGAAATCTTAATACAGAGAACATAGCATCTTTAGGTACGAACTCGCTTATGTTCTTTATATTTTCTGCGATTGTTTTTTGATTTCCATCAGATAATAATTGTTCTATCTCTTCCTCTTTTAACGATTCAAAATAATTATTTATTCTTAAAATCAGACTTACCTTTTCTTCGTTGGTCAATTTCTCGATTCTTTCAAGATTTTTGCCTTCTATTAGTAAATCTTTGGGATTAGGTAGTTCAACTTTATTCTCTAAATGAGACAAAAATGTCCTGGCTGCTTCCGATCCAACTATTGAGGCAGCAATGACGTACCCATATTTTTTCAGATCATCTTCAGATAAATTAGACAAAACATTGGATAATTTATACCAACTCCTGGGGCTGGGCCTTAAATTGAGTCTCATAGATACTATATTATCGGAAGAAAGATATTCAGGATATTCTTTGATAAAAGAAATAACTTCTCTTTTTACATGTTCTTGTGAAGCCCAGTTTACCCAATCATCAACATCTGGAGACAATTCTAAATGAAAGAATCTTGACATGAAGGCAGGATCAGTTATCAAATCTACTTGATCGTACTCTTCATCAGGAGGGTTAGCGGCTCCCATGATCCATGCTCCAGTCGGTAGTACATGGTTATGTATTCTTCTGTCTATCAATAACTGCATGATCGCATTTCTTATAGATCTGTGTGCCCTGTTAATTTCGTCGATCATTATTATTACTTCATCTTTATTTGGCCACCAGTCAGGTTTTAAAAAAACCGTTTTTTCTGAGTCTCTCGAAGGTAGCCCAATTAGATCCCCTGGTTCCATCTGAGAGATGATCAATATGATTAATTCTCTTCCCGTCTCTTCTGCTATCTCCTTAGCAATATCCGTTTTACCTACACCAAAATGTCCCCATAAGAGAGGTATTTCTCCTGAATCCATAATTTTTTCTGATAGGTATTTTACCGTGGATGGTTTCAATTGTTATATTCTCCTTTCGTTGATACTGATTTAGATTTATGGTTTTTCTTTTTGGGGTATTGAGTACGATGAATCAGTTTTTATTATTAGAGGATAAACTTGATTATTTGAATCTTTTACCTGCCCTGTACCTAAAATTTCCCCTGCTGGTAATATTTCAAAAGAATATATTAATTCTTGATCGTTATTGCCATAAATTTTCTGTTCAATTAATACCCCGTTGGGATTTATAATTCTCAAAAACAGATCGTAATCTGGCCAATTATCAACGCAAACTCCCAACAAATAAATTTGATCATTATAAAATTTTACTTCTTCAAGCCTCGAAAGAGATTTTATCGATAATGTTTCAAAGTATTCAACTTCGAGAGTATCTTTTTGTTCAAGCTCTTTTGATATCTTCATTATAAAACCTTTCCACTCTTTTTCGTTTAGAGTGGTAATGTATCCACCTATGTATATATTCCCTTCATTATCTTGGACTATGCTATTTGGATTTTCGTGGAAGGTAGTATATCCATATTCATCTGAAAAAAGTAAAGTTCCTTCTCTACTATATAATAATATTAATAAATCGTTTTGTTTTTGTGGGTTAGAATTAGACGTACCTACCGTTATAATTCTATTATTATCGATTACTAAATCAACAATTTTTTCTTCTCTATCTCTTCCATACATGTTTTCCCAAATTTTCTTTCCCGAAAGGTTTACTTCAGAGATGTACGCTTGACTATTAGTATTTTCTATTACCCATCCTCCAACGACATAACTTCCTGATGTGTTTTTTATTGTGTTTAATGCTCCCTGATAATTTATAACGAGAGACCAGTTTGTTTCTCCGGTCTTTGAGATGTTTAAAATATAAGGCTTACCGTTTTTTTGTCCCACGAAAGTGAAAGTATTGTTGAAAAAAACAAAATCGTTTATATGTACTTGGCCGCTTTCTATAAATATTTCTTTTTTTATACTGC contains:
- a CDS encoding vWA domain-containing protein; the encoded protein is MDDILQNAWIELEKESLFFSYLRMNFDSLPTTSVRTIKVSITPQGKFRLLYNPNRLKNIGLILTKGILKHEIYHIIFGHIFIKPKNKRERGIWDLAMDAAVNQYITELDVFAEPLDVMVAEGHAPDNEFFFVTAPMNLLNKTAEEYYRYAMDLLEKNKMIDVEEILEKRENNLDSHDFSSDIPEEMAFDIVSEFVTKAYDKSKNNLPDGIELAVSLMVTKPFFNWETMLRRFFGSSIVVEKYRTLMKPNRRYEDQPGWRSKMGPNIAIIIDTSGSIIEEEYNAFFSEVENISKNLGGKVTLIQADSHIQNIMTYNKGNWKELVLKGKGSTNMQPAVDYVEENLRPEGIIIFTDGWVEVPNVQRRILFILSKKHNPDFINDVIEYYGKNSIAIIS
- a CDS encoding AAA family ATPase, which produces MKPSTVKYLSEKIMDSGEIPLLWGHFGVGKTDIAKEIAEETGRELIILIISQMEPGDLIGLPSRDSEKTVFLKPDWWPNKDEVIIMIDEINRAHRSIRNAIMQLLIDRRIHNHVLPTGAWIMGAANPPDEEYDQVDLITDPAFMSRFFHLELSPDVDDWVNWASQEHVKREVISFIKEYPEYLSSDNIVSMRLNLRPSPRSWYKLSNVLSNLSEDDLKKYGYVIAASIVGSEAARTFLSHLENKVELPNPKDLLIEGKNLERIEKLTNEEKVSLILRINNYFESLKEEEIEQLLSDGNQKTIAENIKNISEFVPKDAMFSVLRFLNEMVEKNKGLKKAFYDKLLEEIAIKLGDSTWMEGI
- a CDS encoding GNAT family N-acetyltransferase, producing MITYKSLKNVPASVVIELVNEVFKDYVFPVNWNLESFEKDVKENSISLENSFIAFSDGIPVGFSIISIRKDVGRIDSIGVKEEFRGKGLASEIIFRTIETLKWKEIERIILEVAQSDERSIRFYNKHGFRAKRELASFFKEKDQPTNTHFKYEQTTSDVIYEMATEAKFKFKRKLNWQREPITIKLSENRYNYEIICDNNKKCGYVAWGFNKDNCYIVDASPIEEGYTFNAIIEDITCKLLKIKDRIVLVSVPEDDPLYKALIDNNYSIFIKQIEMERIIH
- a CDS encoding YbaB/EbfC family nucleoid-associated protein yields the protein MAKKMKSLGGRSLSKKTGSKNDMNKMLQEAQRAQAEMQDELDKLDEELSNVEVEATAGGGVVKVVATCDMRIKDIVISEEVEDEDIDTLKDLIIAASNEAIEKANKLKEEKTNEISQKFLGTLPNFGA
- the tpiA gene encoding triose-phosphate isomerase; translated protein: MEKLTIKDVELKGKKVIMRVDFNVPIKDGKITDETRIKAALNTIKYALDKGAKVILLSHLGRPKGEKDPQFSLKPVAERLGELLNTNVYFVDETRGSKVEEAVSELKEGEVLVLENTRFEKGETKNDLELAKYWASLADLHVNDAFGTAHRAHASNVGIANFIPSVAGFLMEKEIEFLQKAVENPEKPYVVILGGAKVSDKIGVINNLLNKADKILIGGAMMFTFLKALGKNVGSSLVEEDKLNVAKEILENSKAKGVEIVLPVDTVIAQKIEAGVEKKTVKIDDGISEGWMGLDIGAETISLFKEKISDAKTIVWNGPMGVFEIDDFAFGTKEVAHVIAEVTKKGCISIIGGGDSAAAAEKFGLASEFSHVSTGGGASLEFLEGKELPGISSISEKKNLNERKFILAANWKMNKTNTEAAEFVSKLVGQIKTEDKFEVIVCPPYTALEKVRDITSSSNIKVGAQNVYYEDKGAYTGEISVNMLKDIGVEYVILGHSERRHIFKESDGLINKKLKKVIVSGLTPILCVGEQLEEREKGLTFNVVERQIKEALYGLTEEEARTIVIAYEPVWAIGTGKVATPNQAQEVHEFIRDLLKDIFNEEFAENTAILYGGSIKPNNYLGLFGKPDIDGGLVGGASLTEDFVELANIMKEIIE
- the gap gene encoding type I glyceraldehyde-3-phosphate dehydrogenase; translated protein: MAVKIGINGFGRIGRLVFRQLVENPNFEVVAINDLTDSKTLGTLLKYDSVHGTFKGTVEIVDNGLKVNGKEIKVFAEKDPSNLPWADLGVSIVIESTGVFRNKEKASAHLKAGAKKVIITAPAKGEVDATIVMGVNDDILTPLMEVVSNASCTTNSIAPVIKVLNDKLKIKRGLLTTVHSFTNDQRVLDLPHSDLRRARAASLNIIPTTTGAAKAVGLVIPELKGKLDGMALRVPTPDGSITDLTVEVEKPTTVEEVNKMIKDAVENELKGIFGYNEEPIVSSDIVGSTVAGIFDATLTNVMDGTFVKVCAWYDNENGYSATVVKLIEKLAKML